A single genomic interval of Microbacterium oleivorans harbors:
- a CDS encoding DUF7882 family protein, whose amino-acid sequence MGRFFYDNAANAVEIDDRALAHLRLVVMTKLRRGEPLMFETSSPHGTSRRDFWLHPTISVQFQFAGSRQPQINPRWVDALMESANSADGLRMVPEPQG is encoded by the coding sequence GTGGGCAGATTCTTCTACGACAACGCCGCGAACGCGGTAGAGATCGACGACCGTGCGCTGGCGCACCTGCGTCTGGTCGTCATGACCAAACTCCGCCGCGGAGAACCGTTGATGTTCGAGACGAGCTCACCCCACGGCACGAGCCGTCGCGACTTCTGGCTGCACCCCACCATCTCGGTCCAGTTCCAGTTCGCCGGCAGCCGCCAGCCGCAGATCAACCCCCGCTGGGTCGACGCTCTGATGGAGTCGGCCAACAGCGCCGACGGGTTGCGGATGGTTCCCGAGCCGCAGGGCTGA
- a CDS encoding HNH endonuclease signature motif containing protein: MQANGGRGDEVAGGAPHAAAFAEFAHALMLARTAEIASVRALAQLGRSALREARRDGVRGMASDMELRSVAAEAAGMARRGDRRVQWEIDHAMTVVDEYPAMFAAWEQRLVTREHVDVVVKVGRVVPEEVRSEFDQAAVVVCQRDIATRVAGALQNLAERMHPRSFSERHREAAAGRCVRLSPGVDGMADLSATVPMVIAAGIYDRLTQMAQSVKDARADAVAVDGAGAVDGAGAGAQAGGAGAVGGAGVSDGAAFGVDAERDAGAAAPTPDTRTMDQLRADVLSDLVLGGAPVIDPTTGVDGRGALGAIRAKVQVVITADTLTGNDEHPAEAIGTGLVDADTVRELAGQTATWDRMFIDPITRTPVETDAYRPLPAMRRLLQTRDQHCRFPGCRRAAIRCEIDHTIDHALGGHTHIYNLAHLCQRHHSMKQFTSWRVEQAGGGVLVWTSPHGRVYREDIPIPAVCFTPELATPPSAPTGPSGPPGRGAGAPPDARPPF; encoded by the coding sequence ATGCAAGCGAACGGCGGCAGAGGCGACGAGGTGGCAGGCGGGGCGCCGCACGCGGCGGCGTTCGCGGAGTTCGCCCACGCGTTGATGCTGGCGCGTACCGCTGAGATCGCCTCGGTGCGTGCGCTGGCCCAGCTCGGCCGGTCCGCGCTGCGAGAAGCGCGTCGCGACGGCGTGCGGGGTATGGCCTCCGACATGGAGCTGCGGTCGGTCGCCGCGGAGGCGGCGGGGATGGCCCGGCGGGGTGACCGGCGGGTGCAGTGGGAGATCGACCACGCGATGACGGTGGTGGATGAGTACCCGGCGATGTTCGCGGCGTGGGAGCAGCGCCTCGTCACGCGCGAGCACGTCGATGTGGTGGTGAAGGTCGGGCGGGTGGTGCCGGAGGAGGTGCGGTCGGAGTTCGATCAGGCTGCGGTGGTCGTGTGCCAGCGGGACATCGCGACGCGGGTGGCCGGGGCGTTGCAGAACCTGGCGGAGCGGATGCACCCGCGGTCGTTCTCGGAGCGTCACCGGGAGGCCGCCGCCGGGCGGTGCGTGCGGTTGTCGCCGGGGGTGGATGGGATGGCGGATCTGTCGGCGACGGTGCCGATGGTGATCGCGGCGGGGATCTACGACCGGTTGACGCAGATGGCGCAGTCGGTGAAGGACGCCCGGGCGGATGCCGTGGCGGTGGATGGCGCCGGCGCGGTGGACGGCGCGGGCGCTGGCGCGCAGGCGGGCGGTGCGGGCGCGGTGGGTGGCGCGGGCGTCAGCGATGGCGCCGCGTTCGGAGTGGATGCCGAACGAGATGCCGGTGCCGCTGCCCCTACCCCTGACACCCGGACGATGGATCAGCTCCGCGCGGATGTTCTCTCGGACCTCGTCCTCGGTGGTGCACCCGTCATCGACCCGACCACCGGGGTGGACGGGCGTGGCGCCCTCGGGGCGATCCGCGCGAAAGTGCAGGTCGTGATCACCGCCGACACCCTCACCGGCAACGACGAACACCCCGCAGAAGCGATCGGCACCGGACTGGTCGACGCCGACACGGTCCGGGAACTCGCCGGACAGACGGCGACATGGGACCGGATGTTCATCGACCCGATCACCCGCACACCGGTCGAAACCGACGCCTACCGGCCATTGCCCGCGATGCGGCGGCTGCTGCAGACCCGCGACCAGCACTGCCGGTTCCCCGGCTGCCGCAGAGCCGCGATCCGATGCGAGATCGACCACACCATCGACCACGCCCTGGGCGGTCACACCCACATCTACAACCTCGCCCACCTCTGCCAACGACACCACTCCATGAAGCAATTCACCAGCTGGCGGGTGGAACAGGCCGGCGGCGGGGTGCTCGTGTGGACCTCACCCCACGGCAGGGTCTACCGAGAAGACATCCCCATCCCCGCGGTCTGCTTCACACCAGAACTTGCCACACCACCATCCGCACCAACCGGCCCGTCCGGCCCACCCGGCCGAGGCGCCGGCGCACCACCCGACGCGCGACCGCCCTTCTGA